Proteins encoded within one genomic window of Rhinolophus sinicus isolate RSC01 linkage group LG05, ASM3656204v1, whole genome shotgun sequence:
- the TAAR9 gene encoding trace amine-associated receptor 9, with protein sequence MVNTFSQAEPVELCYENVNGSCVKTPYSPGPRAILYAVLGLGAVLAVFGNFLVIFAILHFKQLHTPTNFLIASLACADFLVGVTVMPFSAVRSVESCWYFGETYCKFHTCFDTSFCFASLFHLCCISIDRYIAVTDPLTYPTKFTVSVSEICIVLSWFFSVTYSFSIFYTGANEEGIEELVVALTCVGGCQAPLNQNWVLLCFLLFFLPTVAMVFLYGKIFLVAKHQARKIESTASQAQASSESYKERVAKRERKAAKTLGIAMAAFLVSWLPYIIDAVIDAYMNFITPPYVYEILVWCVYYNSAMNPLIYAFFYPWFRRAIKLIVSGKFLRSDSSTTNLFSEEADTD encoded by the coding sequence ATGGTGAACACTTTCTCCCAAGCTGAACCTGTGGAGCTTTGCTATGAGAACGTGAATGGATCCTGTGTTAAAACTCCTTACTCTCCGGGACCTCGAGCGATTCTGTACGCAGTCCTTGGTTTGGGGGCCGTGCTGGCTGTGTTTGGGAACTTCCTGGTCATTTTTGCCATCCTGCACTTCAAACAACTGCACACACCTACAAACTTTCTCATCGCCTCCCTGGCCTGTGCTGATTTCTTGGTGGGAGTCACTGTGATGCCCTTCAGTGCAGTGAGGTCTGTGGAGAGCTGCTGGTACTTTGGGGAGACTTACTGTAAATTTCATACCTGTTTTGATACTTCCTtctgttttgcttctttatttcacTTGTGTTGTATCTCTATTGATCGATATATTGCTGTTACTGATCCTCTGACCTATCCAACCAAGTTTACTGTCTCGGTGTCAGAAATATGCATTGTTCTCTCCTGGTTCTTTTCTGTCACAtacagtttttctattttttacacTGGGGCCAACGAAGAAGGAATTGAGGAACTAGTAGTTGCTCTCACTTGTGTAGGAGGCTGTCAGGCTCCATTGAATCAAAATTGGGttctactttgttttcttctattctttctaCCCACTGTTGCCATGGTGTTTCTATATGGTAAGATATTTTTAGTGGCTAAACATCAGGCTAGGAAGATAGAAAGTACTGCCAGCCAAGCTCAGGCCTCCTCAGAGAGTTACAAAGAAAGAGtagcaaagagagagagaaaagctgctAAAACATTAGGTATTGCTATGGCAGCATTTCTTGTCTCTTGGCTACCATACATTATTGATGCTGTGATTGATGCTTATATGAATTTTATAACTCCTCCTTATGTTTATGAGATTTTAGTGTGGTGCGTTTATTATAATTCAGCTATGAATCCGTTGATATATGCTTTCTTTTACCCTTGGTTCCGGAGGGCAATTAAACTTATCGTAAGTGGCAAGTTCTTAAGGAGTGATTCATCAacaactaatttattttctgaggAAGCAGATACAGATTAA